One Tripterygium wilfordii isolate XIE 37 chromosome 10, ASM1340144v1, whole genome shotgun sequence DNA segment encodes these proteins:
- the LOC120007530 gene encoding ABC transporter C family member 13 isoform X2 translates to MTFKSFVCPNSPLVWDGGRFSKCFNNLFLGFGVNLVSIVIISLLAIAKRNARKNLRVNLAEKVLLHLLPVLGACLSIVDLVLLLKTERNGSVVVYDYDQGLFNCSQLIVWISIMLSSKCACSYYIFCNWILSLWWIIKLLLGSVRLLATFSSLEVLNLLKEISIVLLDVVFGIYINVIRVKYASPLSSSLEDSLLVEKDIEEGCFRNSGNSHSYWDLLTFQYVTPVMNRGAVKQLDLEDLLLVPADMDVCSGPDKLLRSWQTQASSNFHNPSLFRAICHAYGWAYFRIGLLKVLNDCIGFMGPLILNRLIKYLQQGSRRWDGYLLAISLGLVSVLKSFLDTQYSYHLSKLKLKLRSSIMTATYRKCLFVSLAERSKFSDGEIQTFMSVDADRIVNLCNSLHDSWSLPLQIGVALYLLYTQVKFAFISGLAITIILIPVNKWISELIANATEKMMKQKDERIRRAGELLTHIRTLKMYGWEHLFSSWLLKTRSSEVKHLATRKYLDAWCVFFWATTPTLFSLSTFGLYTLMGHELDAATVFTCLALFNNLISPLNSFPWVINGLIDAFISTRRLSRFLCCREYNPQPERATDQPDFIPEDMAVLLNDACSTWSSYDEECWNLVLNHVTLNLPKGSLVAVVGEVGSGKSSLLNSILGEMRLIRGTIHCRESIAYVPQVPWILSGTIRENILLGKNYESQRYSDTLKACALDADILQMVGGDMAYIGEKGANLSGGQRARLALARALYHGSDIYVLDDVLSAVDAQVARWILQNAIMGPLMGHKTRILCTHNIQAISKSDMIVVMDKGHVKWVGNSAESADSLYSAYSPLNDFNAASDVRDQECGTDAYTVSRQSILPENDSVHALEEAQEIVEVETRKEGKVELTVYKSYAIFSGWLVTLTICLSAILMQASRNGNDLWLSYWVDTTGSIQAKYSTSFYLVILCIFCIINSFLTLVRAFSFAYGGLQAAVQVHNILLSKLINAPVYFFDQTPRGRILNRLSSDLYTIDDSLPFILNILLANFVGLLGIAIVLSYVQVFFLLLLLPFWFIYNKLQFFYRSTSRELRRLDSVSRSPIYAIFMETLDGSSTLRAFKSEGLFLSSFTEHVALYQQTSFSELTASLWLSLRLQLLAAFIVSFVGMSAVFGSFGYLPISIGTPGLVGLALSYAAPVVSLLGSFLTSYSETEKEMVSVERVLHYMDIPQENLRGCQSLEAEWPFQGMIEFQNVTMRYMPSLPPALRDITFTIAGGTQVGIVGRTGAGKSSVLNALFRLTEISDGRILVDGIKISDVPVTDLRAHFAIVPQSPFLFEGSLRDNLDPLQMNDDLRIWNALEKCHIKEEVEAVGGLEIHVKESGTSFSVGQRQLLCLARALLKSSKVLCLDECTANVDTQTALIIQNAISSECRGMTVITIAHRISTVLSKDNILILDKGKLVEQGNPQALLLDKLSIFSSFAKASAM, encoded by the exons ATGACATTCAAGAGTTTCGTTTGCCCTAATTCTCCATTA GTATGGGATGGTGGCAGATTCTCCAAGTGTTTTAATAACCT ttttttgggttttggagTGAACTTGGTGTCTATTGTCATTATTTCCCTCCTCGCAATTGCTAAAAGGAATGCCAGAAAAAATTTGAGG GTAAACCTTGCAGAGAAGGTTTTGTTGCACCTTCTACCTGTACTTGGAGCGTGTCTGTCCATTGTGGACTTGGTTTTGCTTCTGAAGACTGAACGTAATGGAAGTGTTGTTGTGTATGATTATGATCAGGGGCTCTTCAACTGTTCCCAATTGATAGTTTGG ATTTCTATCATGCTCTCCTCAAAGTGTGCCTGCTCCTATTACATTTTTTGCAACTGGATCTTATCTCTCTGGTGGATCATCAAACTGCTATTGGGAAGTGTTCGTCTGCTGGCAACATTTTCGTCCTTGGAG GTTTTAAATCTTCTTAAAGAGATATCTATTGTTTTGTTGGATGTCGTGTTCGGAATATACATTAATGTAATCAGGGTGAAGTATGCATCTCCATTAAGCAG CTCCTTGGAAGACTCACTGCTTGTAGAGAAAGACATTGAAGAAGGTTGTTTTCGGAACTCT GGAAATTCTCATagctattgggatcttttgacATTCCAATATGTCACTCCTGTAATGAATCGTGGTGCGGTAAAGCAGCTTGATTTGGAGGATTTACTTTTGGTACCTGCTGATATGGATGTTTGTAGTGGTCCTGATAAATTGTTGCGCAGCTGGCAAACTCAGGCGAGCAGTAACTTCCATAACCCATCCTTGTTTAGAGCAATATGTCATGCATATGGATGGGCATACTTTCGTATAGGTCTATTAAAG GTCTTAAATGATTGTATCGGTTTCATGGGACCTCTGATTCTTAATAGGCTCATTAAGTATCTTCAGCAAG GTTCTCGGCGATGGGATGGCTACCTTCTTGCGATATCCTTGGGCCTCGTTTCAGTTTTAAA ATCGTTCTTGGATACACAATATTCATATCATCTTTCCAAGTTGAAGTTAAAGCTACGGTCAAGCATTATGACAGCTACATATAGAAAG TGTCTATTTGTCAGCTTAGCTGAACGATCAAAATTTTCTGATGGTGAAATACAGACATTTATGTCTGTAGATGCTGATCGAATAGTCAACTTGTGTAACAGTTTACATGATTCGTGGAG CTTGCCTTTACAAATTGGAGTTGCACTGTATCTTTTGTATACACAAGTCAAATTTGCTTTTATTTCTGGGCTTGCAATAACTATCATATTGATACCAG TGAACAAATGGATTTCTGAATTGATTGCAAATGCGACGGAGAAAATGATGAAGCAGAAGGATGAAAG AATTAGAAGGGCTGGTGAACTTTTGACACATATCCGCACTCTAAAGATGTATGGCTGGGAACATCTTTTCTCTAGTTGGTTATTGAAGACAAGATCCTCAGAAGTGAAGCACTTGGCT ACACGAAAGTATCTGGATGCGTGGTGTGTGTTCTTTTGGGCTACAACACCAACTCTCTTCTCTTTATCCACATTTGGACTTTATACATTGATGGGACACGAGCTTGATGCTGCAACG GTCTTCACTTGTCTTGCTctttttaataatttgattTCTCCACTCAATTCATTCCCTTGGGTCATTAATGGACTGATAGAT GCCTTCATATCAACCAGAAGGTTGAGCAGGTTTCTTTGTTGTCGAGAGTACAATCCTCAACCAGAACGAGCAACTGATCAGCCTGATTTTATCCCTGAAGACATGGCAGTACTTCTAAATGATGCATGTAGTACTTGGTCAAGCTATGATGAAGAATGCTGGAATTTGGTGCTGAATCATGTGACTCTAAACCTTCCCAAGGGTTCGTTGGTTGCTGTAGTTGGAGAG GTTGGTTCTGGTAAGTCATCCTTGCTGAATTCAATATTGGGAGAAATGCGGCTCATTCGTGGAACAATACATTGTCGTGAATCTATAGCATATGTACCACAG GTTCCTTGGATTTTATCAGGAACAATACGTGAAAATATTTTGTTAGGGAAGAATTATGAGTCACAAAG GTACTCAGATACTTTAAAGGCATGCGCACTGGATGCTGATATTTTACAAATGGTTGGTGGTGACATGGCTTATATTGGAGAAAAAGGAGCCAACTTATCCGGTGGACAGAGAGCTCGTCTTGCTTTGGcaag AGCCCTTTATCATGGATCCGATATATATGTCCTTGATGATGTCCTCAGTGCGGTTGATGCACAAGTTGCTAGGTGGATCTTACAAAATGCTATTATGGGTCCTCTTATGGGACACAAGACTCGGATTCTTTGTACCCATAACATTCAG GCAATATCTAAGTCTGATATGATTGTCGTAATGGACAAAGGACATGTGAAGTGGGTGGGAAACTCGGCTGAATCTGCAGATTCTCTGTATTCAGCATATTCTCCTCTAAATGACTTTAATGCAGCTTCAGATGTTCGAGACCAAGAATGTGGCACCGATGCTTATACGGTTTCAAGGCAAAGTATCCTTCCAGAGAATGATTCAGTGCATGCTTTAGAGGAAGCACAAGAGATTGTTGAAGTTGAGACGAGGAAAGAGGGTAAAGTTGAACTGACTGTATACAA GAGTTACGCCATTTTTTCTGGCTGGTTGGTCACACTCACAATATGCCTTTCAGCTATATTGATGCAAGCTTCTCGCAATGGAAATGACTTGTGGCTCTCATATTGGGTTGATACGACAGGAAGCATCCAAGCAAAGTACTCTACATCCTTTTATCTG GTCATACTGTGTATTTTCTGTATCATAAACTCGTTTCTAACACTGGTGAGAGCATTCTCATTTGCATATGGTGGCTTACAAGCTGCAGTTCAGGTGCACAATATACTGCTCAGTAAGCTTATTAATGCACCTGTATATTTCTTCGATCAGACACCACGTGGGCGAATTCTTAACAG GCTGTCTTCGGATCTCTATACAATCGATGATTCTCTTCCATTTATTCTCAATATTCTGCTAGCCAATTTTGTTGGTCTGTTGGGGATAGCAATAGTTTTGTCATATGTGCAG GTGTTTTTTTTGCTCCTGCTTTTGCCATTTTGGTTCATCTACAACAAGCTACAG TTCTTCTACAGGTCAACATCAAGGGAACTGCGAAGACTTGATAGTGTCTCTCGTTCTCCAATATATGCAATTTTCATGGAGACACTGGATGGATCATCTACCCTAAGGGCATTCAAGTCTGAG GGCCTTTTCTTAAGTAGTTTCACTGAGCATGTGGCATTGTATCAGCAGACTTCTTTTTCAGAGTTAACAGCAAGTTTGTGGCTTTCCTTGCGCCTTCAG TTGTTAGCAGCATTTATAGTCTCATTCGTTGGGATGTCGGCCGTTTTTGGATCTTTTGGGTATTTGCCAATCAGTATTGGTACTCCAGGACTC GTAGGATTGGCACTCTCATATGCAGCTCCTGTTGTGTCTTTATTAGGAAGTTTTTTAACAAGTTACTCTGAAACAGAGAAGGAAATGGTTTCTGTTGAGCGAGTGCTGCAT TATATGGACATTCCTCAAGAAAACCTCAGGGGATGTCAATCTCTGGAAGCAGAGTGGCCATTTCAAGGAATGATTGAGTTTCAGAATGTTACAATGAGATATATGCCATCTCTGCCGCCTGCACTACGTGATATCACCTTTACCATAGCGGGAGGTACTCAG GTTGGAATTGTTGGAAGAACAGGTGCGGGTAAATCTAGTGTCTTAAATGCTCTTTTCCGCCTCACTGAGATTAGTGATGGTCGAATCTTGGTGGATGGCATAAAGATCAGTGACGTTCCAGTTACAGATCTTCGTGCACACTTTGCTATTGTTCCCCAAAGTCCATTCTTATTTGAAGGATCATTAAG GGATAACCTAGATCCACTTCAGATGAATGATGACTTAAGAATCTGGAATGCTTTGGAGAAATGTCATATCAAAGAGGAAGTAGAAGCAGTGGGAGGACTGGAGATTCATGTAAAGGAATCTGGAACATCATTTTCTGTTGGGCAAAGGCAGCTACTTTGCCTTGCACGAGCTCTTCTAAAATCTTCTAAG GTACTCTGTCTAGATGAATGCACAGCCAATGTCGACACTCAAACAGCGTTGATTATACAGAATGCAATATCTAGCGAATGCAGAGGCATGACAGTAATCACAATCGCTCATCGAATTTCAACTGTTTTGAGCAAGGACAACATCCTTATTTTGGACAAAGGGAAACTG GTTGAACAAGGAAATCCACAAGCTCTTCTACTCGATAAGCTGTCGATATTTTCGAGTTTTGCTAAAGCTTCTGCAATGTAA
- the LOC120007530 gene encoding ABC transporter C family member 13 isoform X1, giving the protein MTFKSFVCPNSPLVWDGGRFSKCFNNLFLGFGVNLVSIVIISLLAIAKRNARKNLRNFQVNLAEKVLLHLLPVLGACLSIVDLVLLLKTERNGSVVVYDYDQGLFNCSQLIVWISIMLSSKCACSYYIFCNWILSLWWIIKLLLGSVRLLATFSSLEVLNLLKEISIVLLDVVFGIYINVIRVKYASPLSSSLEDSLLVEKDIEEGCFRNSGNSHSYWDLLTFQYVTPVMNRGAVKQLDLEDLLLVPADMDVCSGPDKLLRSWQTQASSNFHNPSLFRAICHAYGWAYFRIGLLKVLNDCIGFMGPLILNRLIKYLQQGSRRWDGYLLAISLGLVSVLKSFLDTQYSYHLSKLKLKLRSSIMTATYRKCLFVSLAERSKFSDGEIQTFMSVDADRIVNLCNSLHDSWSLPLQIGVALYLLYTQVKFAFISGLAITIILIPVNKWISELIANATEKMMKQKDERIRRAGELLTHIRTLKMYGWEHLFSSWLLKTRSSEVKHLATRKYLDAWCVFFWATTPTLFSLSTFGLYTLMGHELDAATVFTCLALFNNLISPLNSFPWVINGLIDAFISTRRLSRFLCCREYNPQPERATDQPDFIPEDMAVLLNDACSTWSSYDEECWNLVLNHVTLNLPKGSLVAVVGEVGSGKSSLLNSILGEMRLIRGTIHCRESIAYVPQVPWILSGTIRENILLGKNYESQRYSDTLKACALDADILQMVGGDMAYIGEKGANLSGGQRARLALARALYHGSDIYVLDDVLSAVDAQVARWILQNAIMGPLMGHKTRILCTHNIQAISKSDMIVVMDKGHVKWVGNSAESADSLYSAYSPLNDFNAASDVRDQECGTDAYTVSRQSILPENDSVHALEEAQEIVEVETRKEGKVELTVYKSYAIFSGWLVTLTICLSAILMQASRNGNDLWLSYWVDTTGSIQAKYSTSFYLVILCIFCIINSFLTLVRAFSFAYGGLQAAVQVHNILLSKLINAPVYFFDQTPRGRILNRLSSDLYTIDDSLPFILNILLANFVGLLGIAIVLSYVQVFFLLLLLPFWFIYNKLQFFYRSTSRELRRLDSVSRSPIYAIFMETLDGSSTLRAFKSEGLFLSSFTEHVALYQQTSFSELTASLWLSLRLQLLAAFIVSFVGMSAVFGSFGYLPISIGTPGLVGLALSYAAPVVSLLGSFLTSYSETEKEMVSVERVLHYMDIPQENLRGCQSLEAEWPFQGMIEFQNVTMRYMPSLPPALRDITFTIAGGTQVGIVGRTGAGKSSVLNALFRLTEISDGRILVDGIKISDVPVTDLRAHFAIVPQSPFLFEGSLRDNLDPLQMNDDLRIWNALEKCHIKEEVEAVGGLEIHVKESGTSFSVGQRQLLCLARALLKSSKVLCLDECTANVDTQTALIIQNAISSECRGMTVITIAHRISTVLSKDNILILDKGKLVEQGNPQALLLDKLSIFSSFAKASAM; this is encoded by the exons ATGACATTCAAGAGTTTCGTTTGCCCTAATTCTCCATTA GTATGGGATGGTGGCAGATTCTCCAAGTGTTTTAATAACCT ttttttgggttttggagTGAACTTGGTGTCTATTGTCATTATTTCCCTCCTCGCAATTGCTAAAAGGAATGCCAGAAAAAATTTGAGG aactTTCAGGTAAACCTTGCAGAGAAGGTTTTGTTGCACCTTCTACCTGTACTTGGAGCGTGTCTGTCCATTGTGGACTTGGTTTTGCTTCTGAAGACTGAACGTAATGGAAGTGTTGTTGTGTATGATTATGATCAGGGGCTCTTCAACTGTTCCCAATTGATAGTTTGG ATTTCTATCATGCTCTCCTCAAAGTGTGCCTGCTCCTATTACATTTTTTGCAACTGGATCTTATCTCTCTGGTGGATCATCAAACTGCTATTGGGAAGTGTTCGTCTGCTGGCAACATTTTCGTCCTTGGAG GTTTTAAATCTTCTTAAAGAGATATCTATTGTTTTGTTGGATGTCGTGTTCGGAATATACATTAATGTAATCAGGGTGAAGTATGCATCTCCATTAAGCAG CTCCTTGGAAGACTCACTGCTTGTAGAGAAAGACATTGAAGAAGGTTGTTTTCGGAACTCT GGAAATTCTCATagctattgggatcttttgacATTCCAATATGTCACTCCTGTAATGAATCGTGGTGCGGTAAAGCAGCTTGATTTGGAGGATTTACTTTTGGTACCTGCTGATATGGATGTTTGTAGTGGTCCTGATAAATTGTTGCGCAGCTGGCAAACTCAGGCGAGCAGTAACTTCCATAACCCATCCTTGTTTAGAGCAATATGTCATGCATATGGATGGGCATACTTTCGTATAGGTCTATTAAAG GTCTTAAATGATTGTATCGGTTTCATGGGACCTCTGATTCTTAATAGGCTCATTAAGTATCTTCAGCAAG GTTCTCGGCGATGGGATGGCTACCTTCTTGCGATATCCTTGGGCCTCGTTTCAGTTTTAAA ATCGTTCTTGGATACACAATATTCATATCATCTTTCCAAGTTGAAGTTAAAGCTACGGTCAAGCATTATGACAGCTACATATAGAAAG TGTCTATTTGTCAGCTTAGCTGAACGATCAAAATTTTCTGATGGTGAAATACAGACATTTATGTCTGTAGATGCTGATCGAATAGTCAACTTGTGTAACAGTTTACATGATTCGTGGAG CTTGCCTTTACAAATTGGAGTTGCACTGTATCTTTTGTATACACAAGTCAAATTTGCTTTTATTTCTGGGCTTGCAATAACTATCATATTGATACCAG TGAACAAATGGATTTCTGAATTGATTGCAAATGCGACGGAGAAAATGATGAAGCAGAAGGATGAAAG AATTAGAAGGGCTGGTGAACTTTTGACACATATCCGCACTCTAAAGATGTATGGCTGGGAACATCTTTTCTCTAGTTGGTTATTGAAGACAAGATCCTCAGAAGTGAAGCACTTGGCT ACACGAAAGTATCTGGATGCGTGGTGTGTGTTCTTTTGGGCTACAACACCAACTCTCTTCTCTTTATCCACATTTGGACTTTATACATTGATGGGACACGAGCTTGATGCTGCAACG GTCTTCACTTGTCTTGCTctttttaataatttgattTCTCCACTCAATTCATTCCCTTGGGTCATTAATGGACTGATAGAT GCCTTCATATCAACCAGAAGGTTGAGCAGGTTTCTTTGTTGTCGAGAGTACAATCCTCAACCAGAACGAGCAACTGATCAGCCTGATTTTATCCCTGAAGACATGGCAGTACTTCTAAATGATGCATGTAGTACTTGGTCAAGCTATGATGAAGAATGCTGGAATTTGGTGCTGAATCATGTGACTCTAAACCTTCCCAAGGGTTCGTTGGTTGCTGTAGTTGGAGAG GTTGGTTCTGGTAAGTCATCCTTGCTGAATTCAATATTGGGAGAAATGCGGCTCATTCGTGGAACAATACATTGTCGTGAATCTATAGCATATGTACCACAG GTTCCTTGGATTTTATCAGGAACAATACGTGAAAATATTTTGTTAGGGAAGAATTATGAGTCACAAAG GTACTCAGATACTTTAAAGGCATGCGCACTGGATGCTGATATTTTACAAATGGTTGGTGGTGACATGGCTTATATTGGAGAAAAAGGAGCCAACTTATCCGGTGGACAGAGAGCTCGTCTTGCTTTGGcaag AGCCCTTTATCATGGATCCGATATATATGTCCTTGATGATGTCCTCAGTGCGGTTGATGCACAAGTTGCTAGGTGGATCTTACAAAATGCTATTATGGGTCCTCTTATGGGACACAAGACTCGGATTCTTTGTACCCATAACATTCAG GCAATATCTAAGTCTGATATGATTGTCGTAATGGACAAAGGACATGTGAAGTGGGTGGGAAACTCGGCTGAATCTGCAGATTCTCTGTATTCAGCATATTCTCCTCTAAATGACTTTAATGCAGCTTCAGATGTTCGAGACCAAGAATGTGGCACCGATGCTTATACGGTTTCAAGGCAAAGTATCCTTCCAGAGAATGATTCAGTGCATGCTTTAGAGGAAGCACAAGAGATTGTTGAAGTTGAGACGAGGAAAGAGGGTAAAGTTGAACTGACTGTATACAA GAGTTACGCCATTTTTTCTGGCTGGTTGGTCACACTCACAATATGCCTTTCAGCTATATTGATGCAAGCTTCTCGCAATGGAAATGACTTGTGGCTCTCATATTGGGTTGATACGACAGGAAGCATCCAAGCAAAGTACTCTACATCCTTTTATCTG GTCATACTGTGTATTTTCTGTATCATAAACTCGTTTCTAACACTGGTGAGAGCATTCTCATTTGCATATGGTGGCTTACAAGCTGCAGTTCAGGTGCACAATATACTGCTCAGTAAGCTTATTAATGCACCTGTATATTTCTTCGATCAGACACCACGTGGGCGAATTCTTAACAG GCTGTCTTCGGATCTCTATACAATCGATGATTCTCTTCCATTTATTCTCAATATTCTGCTAGCCAATTTTGTTGGTCTGTTGGGGATAGCAATAGTTTTGTCATATGTGCAG GTGTTTTTTTTGCTCCTGCTTTTGCCATTTTGGTTCATCTACAACAAGCTACAG TTCTTCTACAGGTCAACATCAAGGGAACTGCGAAGACTTGATAGTGTCTCTCGTTCTCCAATATATGCAATTTTCATGGAGACACTGGATGGATCATCTACCCTAAGGGCATTCAAGTCTGAG GGCCTTTTCTTAAGTAGTTTCACTGAGCATGTGGCATTGTATCAGCAGACTTCTTTTTCAGAGTTAACAGCAAGTTTGTGGCTTTCCTTGCGCCTTCAG TTGTTAGCAGCATTTATAGTCTCATTCGTTGGGATGTCGGCCGTTTTTGGATCTTTTGGGTATTTGCCAATCAGTATTGGTACTCCAGGACTC GTAGGATTGGCACTCTCATATGCAGCTCCTGTTGTGTCTTTATTAGGAAGTTTTTTAACAAGTTACTCTGAAACAGAGAAGGAAATGGTTTCTGTTGAGCGAGTGCTGCAT TATATGGACATTCCTCAAGAAAACCTCAGGGGATGTCAATCTCTGGAAGCAGAGTGGCCATTTCAAGGAATGATTGAGTTTCAGAATGTTACAATGAGATATATGCCATCTCTGCCGCCTGCACTACGTGATATCACCTTTACCATAGCGGGAGGTACTCAG GTTGGAATTGTTGGAAGAACAGGTGCGGGTAAATCTAGTGTCTTAAATGCTCTTTTCCGCCTCACTGAGATTAGTGATGGTCGAATCTTGGTGGATGGCATAAAGATCAGTGACGTTCCAGTTACAGATCTTCGTGCACACTTTGCTATTGTTCCCCAAAGTCCATTCTTATTTGAAGGATCATTAAG GGATAACCTAGATCCACTTCAGATGAATGATGACTTAAGAATCTGGAATGCTTTGGAGAAATGTCATATCAAAGAGGAAGTAGAAGCAGTGGGAGGACTGGAGATTCATGTAAAGGAATCTGGAACATCATTTTCTGTTGGGCAAAGGCAGCTACTTTGCCTTGCACGAGCTCTTCTAAAATCTTCTAAG GTACTCTGTCTAGATGAATGCACAGCCAATGTCGACACTCAAACAGCGTTGATTATACAGAATGCAATATCTAGCGAATGCAGAGGCATGACAGTAATCACAATCGCTCATCGAATTTCAACTGTTTTGAGCAAGGACAACATCCTTATTTTGGACAAAGGGAAACTG GTTGAACAAGGAAATCCACAAGCTCTTCTACTCGATAAGCTGTCGATATTTTCGAGTTTTGCTAAAGCTTCTGCAATGTAA